In Dysidea avara chromosome 3, odDysAvar1.4, whole genome shotgun sequence, a single window of DNA contains:
- the LOC136249000 gene encoding leucine-rich repeat serine/threonine-protein kinase 1-like: MTDLIQEVARALQHLMISHSDASCTRLNDVMPDNMMSEEQWIDFVLSRRGIVHLNDFFLTNFDREILQRFVNKPLASSSTSTTLLHVEARDKRHAVLSLLLKFGGSPNVTDANLQTPVHFAVINVSSSCLQTLLEWGGDLYQQDKDGKSPMDYTTNNSTLSISLAIKQYCGFQDIGNDLNYIAQLQSIILGKDVDKSFDEFRNVYFLLSPHQRTLCMRLEVSNQTLLYRACKAGWTNIVAFLLSQTDQVPPTNSTTNETPLHAACEGNHYDIVVELINRFPELLLMKDKLPYRGWYPIHTVCAFGASDKILAKVLIGTMKLCIDFPHKFTNITFTDLCGQSPLYIAVTCGNLSHVSMYLHPLLVHTFLQVAPSLVAVNTSNVPIKCPVIHAAVLGDYREILGTLLNRFPLATMGMAYPCKVTVGVLLEQFGHFLNSYSQLPKICERSNGKLAVVPYEQVSIMDKPFNELSLSPLVAGCALGRTEIVTKLLDAGGIKTDLALQVALFMKHDDIVVNLLFHQQHETVKILADGKNLVHFPASDFTLRHVFQCTEIDLQRNSLVTIPLALFQTPLLKHLNVSFNKLSTLPIGLKDEKLIGIAKWGWNCLSLETLNLESNAISSLPEFIWELPKLQWLNVSHNCLAQIPCATNYNTQLHSLKVDFSHNRLKEVPSIVMDFQDVNLTFNQLVSLPMNLWKSRMIKTLDVSHNSITELGFPGELSSSRHLDSSVHFANSSGNISGNEGYVNTEQLDSVCSLTKFNISHNHLNGFPTDLSCFVTHLQHLDVSFNQIGDLDIQFLPPYLRGLNAQKSNILKFGVITDDAKRNTIKKYCTFSVPGSNCPHKTHTSLPHLSFLNLADNKLQDIQFVSPSSKDLLYPELKSLNLSSNDLHGNFSEDIKLQSCLCRLNLRDNPKLESIPAQLSLLSESLFELQLANLPQLSNPPSEYHTMPTQTILSYLRLQLQTLVEYSCLRIMVFGHAKTGKSTLINRLAKRKVRTSQSTPNHSKIKWAYAPSSSIKPIKFVIWDFNQDVIQATHHCFYSKRALYLVVFNLVDDETGVQELNTILKNIQVHAPGCPVIVVGTHLDQVNVKKLSGLKELVDELYGDSSIYPIIAAVTFVSSTAQKLKVDSAINKLRKEIYFVASHMFLINTKTAYQPSKSPKDSNALSQQMIPESFLDLEQDIITKAAEMRVSNNIPVITVTDFCSSFISVYNSENDLKKAFKFLHDQGTMLYYSDYWKRQILCIDIEWFCDVVSKIVTIPVDNGIVPKKWLFQWCRPFLSSESLELFAVYDIIIDLGESSYFVPSLLPESSTVLGTNDTLVCTTANSSSTTGGAENHSTEASCSIDNEHSSDDNDDDYAKSLVARVLKHGHCKLANQKGLTRSSKVLHRNQQSVTSSCNFYNINLMESSYFEKSTDLLTPYVSRKVYYSAPKVKDIVDASYYPPLCRFWFSRFIPTGFWQRLQSRIVSDVEIKKVLLKLLPIIQHHSLYLLWSLWQSGIAIVYKKTTLLELKHEANFTLGDNGKLVLQYGDHRIFLSINTAELIFLHETNVKADCHLSCEMVLSLTTKLLVLIEQLILELDTWFPRTLQINPLGEVMSYVPCYRCIQDVKVSLYFHYTEHVMIYLNGYSNNIFCFSFRKLLDLYSACRTPTCRHHGRFFVELCAPDIAFKDIQHVVCGPDIPINIDKEKVLGRGGYAVVLRGEMMKPRQLVAIKAMTSSQTETITVTDYFDNYVVSLKNYQMIRKEVSFLSTLHHDNLTQLCGVSTNPFLLLIELAPLGSLRTIIKEYRVADTVLASPVLCQSMTQIASALSFLHHKHVIYFDLKSDNILVWKFPLPTSSKTNQIVLLKITDYGISRVSTSGYEIRTSYVDGTPGYIAPEVLLGRNILQADKIDVFSYGMTVYELISLQMPFEKLCKINPDVNINTYVTKKWRPPFPLKGIWSPYLAQYIMNLCWEHDPNKRPKMSQVVEWCNLPEIEVLRAVYHLENGKLSAICQCYIDRTHVHSLDADTLDTSKVKFTIASYTEDDPLLSFPALALPNQHPFLPLTPFEKCKDEDEIFNFRVETSNLHSQIWIIKLIDEHASELQIFSYNNSQAGYRMYSTSIYTTKVSAMVNVGQYMWIYTADHKLNVVHISTMQNIACILLETNLSVIEMLHVPEWQVVIVLWRKSQLWFIHDKIRDGLHVMDVIKHDPVIHMCVVNLSERTEVWATQGDRNIVIFESSSNGFQSSDSLHCTVENKSLFTNLIVCLCFTSTIGGNNMLHVWVSFHQLPHLVCWNAKQRIQINCIKTNTGYDVTSLLGHNNQLYVGTSSGLVEVHDSEKGIILQQYSMHVSAVHRIMKLPPEIHKCICAELFPTVKSNAELPNHVGGRSADNDEDVIPKERSLQEHALQQSSSPYLPRLLYSAPLIVSIGDGLANWLNIDGKERTTDHNLELLTWTGYGHLS; the protein is encoded by the exons ATGACTGATTTGATCCAGGAAGTTGCTAGAGCACTACAGCATCTGATGATTTCCCATTCGGATGCTTCCTGTACTCGTTTAAACGATGTAATGCCCGATAATATGATGTCTGAAGAGCAATGGATTGATTTTGTATTAAGCAGGCGTGGAATCGTTCACCTTAATGACTTCTTCTTGACGAATTTTGACAGAGAAATCCTCCAGCGGTTTGTCAACAAGCCACTGGCGAGTAGTTCGACGAGTACTACTCTACTTCATGTGGAAGCCAGAGATAAGCGACACGCTGTATTATCGCTACTACTGAAATTTGGAG GGTCTCCTAATGTTACTGATGCTAACCTACAA ACACCAGTTCACTTTGCCGTTATCAATGTCAGCTCATCATGTTTACAAACTCTGCTTGAATGGGGAGGAGATCTGTACCAGCAAGACAAGGATGGCAAATCACCAATGGATTATACAACTAACAACTCTACTCTGAGCATTAGCCTCGCAATAAAGCAATACTGTG GCTTTCAAGACATTGGCAATGATTTGAATTACATAGCTC AACTCCAGTCTATTATACTTGGCAAGGATGTTGATAAATCTTTTGATGAATTCAGGAATGTGTATTTCTTGTTGTCCCCACATCAGAGAACATTGTGTATGAGATTAGAAGTGTCTAATCAAACACTTTTGTACAG GGCATGTAAGGCAGGATGGACTAATATAGTAGCATTTCTGTTATCACAAACAGATCAAGTTCCTCCTACTAACTCAACTACAAATGAGACTCCCCTACATGCTGCCTGTGAAGGGAATCACTATGATATAGTAGTTGAACTGATTAATAGGTTTCCTGAGTTGTTACTGATGAAGGATAAACTCCCATATAGAGGATGGTATCCTATTCATACTGTTTGTGCTTTTGGTGCTTCTGATAAAATTCTTGCAAAAGTCCTAATAGGAACCATGAAACTGTGTATtgactttccacataaatttaCTAATATCACCTTTACTGACCTGTGTGGTCAGTCTCCACTCTACATTGCTGTTACATGTGGAAATTTATCACATGTTTCTATGTACTTACATCCATTACTGGTACATACTTTTCTTCAAGTTGCTCCATCACTAGTAGCTGTTAACACCAGCAATGTACCAATAAAGTGTCCTGTTATACATGCTGCTGTACTTGGAGATTATAGAGAAATACTAGGCACCTTACTAAATAGATTTCCACTGGCAACTATGGGTATGGCATACCCCTGCAAGGTGACTGTGGGAGTCCTTTTGGAGCAATTTGGTCACTTCCTAAATAGTTACTCACAGTTGCCAAAAATATGTGAGCGCAGTAATGGCAAACTGGCAGTGGTTCCCTATGAACAAGTCTCCATTATGGACAAACCATTTAACGAGCTGTCTTTATCTCCCCTTGTTGCTGGATGTGCACTTGGAAGGACAGAAATAGTAACAAAGTTGTTAGATGCTGGTGGGATTAAAACAGATTTGGCGTTGCAGGTTGCACTGTTTATGAAACATGATGATATTGTTGTCAACCTTTTATTTCATCAACAGCATGAGACAGTAAAAATTTTAGCAGATGGCaaaaatttagtacattttcCTGCATCAGATTTCACTTTGAGACACGTGTTCCAGTGTACTGAAATAGATTTGCAAAGAAACTCATTGGTTACAATTCCTTTGGCTTTGTTCCAAACACCATTGCTAAAACATTTGAATGTATCATTTAATAAGCTTTCTACTCTACCTATTGGACTAAAGGATGAAAAATTGATTGGCATAGCTAAATGGGGTTGGAATTGCTTAAGTTTAGAAACTTTAAATCTTGAATCTAATGCAATTAGTAGTTTGCCTGAATTTATTTGGGAACTTCCCAAGCTACAGTGGTTAAATGTGAGCCATAATTGTCTTGCACAGATACCCTGTGCCACAAATTACAACACTCAGTTGCATAGCCTAAAGGTCGATTTTTCACACAATCGCTTAAAGGAAGTTCCATCAATCGTTATGGATTTTCAAGATGTTAATTTGACATTTAATCAGTTGGTGTCTTTGCCTATGAATCTGTGGAAATCAAGAATGATCAAGACACTAGATGTATCCCATAATTCAATTACTGAACTTGGTTTTCCTGGTGAGCTTTCCAGCAGCAGACACTTGGATTCATCAGTACACTTTGCCAACAGTAGTGGGAACATTTCCGGCAATGAAGGTTATGTGAACACAGAACAGCTTGATTCTGTTTGTtctttaacaaaatttaatatatcACACAACCACCTGAATGGCTTTCCTACTGATTTATCATGTTTTGTAACTCATTTACAACACCTTGACGTTTCCTTCAACCAGATTGGTGATTTAGATATACAATTCCTGCCACCTTATCTCAGAGGATTGAATGCCCAGAAGAGTAATATCTTAAAGTTTGGTGTTATCACAGATGATGCAAAAAGGAACACAATTAAGAAATACTGCACTTTTTCTGTACCTGGAAGCAATTGTCCACATAAAACACACACATCTCTACCACATCTGTCATTTTTAAATCTTGCTGATAATAAGCTACAAGACATACAGTTTGTTTCACCGAGCAGCAAAGATCTTCTTTATCCAGAGTTAAAATCGCTTAACCTCTCTTCAAATGATCTCCATGGTAATTTCTCAGAAGACATAAAACTACAGAGTTGCTTATGTAGGTTGAATTTGAGAGATAATCCAAAACTAGAATCAATTCCAGCACAACTTTCTCTGCTCAGTGAATCTCTTTTTGAGCTACAGTTAGCTAATCTACCCCAATTGAGCAATCCACCTAGTGAGTATCACACTATGCCAACTCAAACAATACTGTCATACTTGAGATTGCAATTGCAAAC GTTAGTGGAGTATTCCTGCTTGAGAATTATGGTGTTTGGACATGCCAAAACTGGAAAATCTACACTTATAAACAGATTAGCGAAAAGAAAAGTACGAACATCTCAAAGTACACCAAACCATTCAAAAATTAAATGGGCTTATGCTCCGTCTTCTTCAATCAAGCCAATCAAGTTTGTAATTTGGGATTTCAATCAG GATGTTATTCAGGCTACTCACCATTGTTTTTATTCGAAACGAGCACTCTACTTGGTTGTGTTTAATTTGGTGGATGATGAAACAGGAGTCCAAGAGCTGAACACTATACTGAAAAATATCCAA GTACATGCACCAGGATGTCCTGTTATTGTAGTTGGTACTCATCTTGATCAAGTCAACGTCAAGAAGTTGAGTGGCCTAAAGGAATTAGTTGATGAACTATATGGTGACTCTTCTATCTATCCCATCATTGCTGCTGTCACTTTTGTGAGCAGTACAGCTCAGAAGCTTAAAGTGGATAGTGCCATTAACAAACTGAGAAAGGAAATATATTTTGTAGCAAGTCATATGTTTCTGATTAATACCAAAA CAGCGTACCAGCCCAGTAAGTCACCAAAAGATTCCAATGCCTTGTCACAGCAAATGATACCAGAATCATTTCTAGACCTGGAACAAGATATTATTACAAAGGCAGCAGAAATGAGAGTGTCTAACAATATACCAGTGATAACAGTTACTGACTTTTG TTCCAGTTTTATATCAGTCTACAATTCAGAAAATGACTTGAAGAAAGCATTTAAATTTTTGCATGATCAAG GGACAATGTTGTATTATTCTGACTATTGGAAACGACAGATATTGTGCATTGATATAGAATGGTTTTGTGATGTAGTGAGTAAAATAGTTACTATTCCAGTTGACAACG GGATAGTTCCTAAGAAATGGTTATTTCAGTGGTGCAGACCATTTCTATCAAGTGAAAGCCTGGAATTGTTTGCAGTTTATGATATCATAATAGATTTAGGAGAATCATCATATTTTGTTCCGTCACTTCTTCCAGAAAGCTCTACTGTACTTGGTACCAATGACACACTTGTTTGTACTACTGCCAATAGTAGTAGTACTACTGGTGGAGCTGAGAATCACAGTACAGAAGCATCATGTAGTATTGATAATGAGCATTCaagtgatgataatgatgatgactATGCTAAGTCTTTAGTTGCCCGTGTGCTAAAACATGGTCACTGCAAGCTAGCTAACCAAAAAGGTCTTACTAGAAGTAGTAAAGTACTTCATCGTAATCAACAGTCAGTAACTAGCAGTTGTAATTTTTATAACATTAACTTGATGGAGTCATCATATTTTGAAAAATCTACTGACTTGCTTACACCGTATGTCAGCAGAAAGGTATACTATTCTGCTCCTAAGGTCAAAGATATTGTTGATGCATCATATTATCCACCACTTTGCCGCTTTTGGTTTTCACGATTCATTCCTACAGGCTTTTGGCAAAGACTGCAATCAAGGATTGTATCGGATGTTGAAATTAAAAAGGTTTTGCTAAAACTCTTACCAATCATTCAACATCATAGTTTGTACTTGTTGTGGAGCCTGTGGCAGTCTGGTATAGCTATTGTATACAAGAAGACAACATTACTAGAACTCAAACATGAAGCTAACTTCACATTGGGTGATAATGGAAAATTAGTACTACAATATGGGGACCATAGAATATTTTTGTCTATTAACACTGCTGAATTGATATTCCTGCATGAAACAAATGTTAAAGCAGATTGTCATCTATCATGTGAAATGGTACTAAGTCTAACTACAAAACTGTTAGTTTTAATTGAACAACTAATACTTGAATTAGATACATGGTTTCCAAGAACATTACAGATCAATCCATTAGGGGAAGTTATGTCTTATGTTCCTTGCTATCGCTGTATACAAGATGTAAAAGTTAGCTTGTATTTCCATTATACTGAGCACGTCATGATATACTTAAATGGATACAGCAACAACATTTTCTGTTTTAGCTTCAGAAAATTACTTGACTTATACTCTGCCTGTAGAACTCCAACATGTCGCCACCATGGAAGATTTTTTGTAGAACTTTGTGCTCCAGACATA GCATTTAAAGATATTCAGCATGTTGTGTGTGGTCCAGACATTCCAATCAACATCGACAAGGAAAAGGTACTCGGAAGGGGTGGTTATGCTGTGGTACTTAGAGGAGAGATGATGAAACCT CGGCAGTTGGTTGCAATCAAAGCAATGACAAGTTCACAAACtgaaacaataactgtcactgaCTATTTTGACAATTATGTAGTTTCACTTAAAAATTACCAAATGATCAGGAAAGAAGTGTCCTTTCTCTCTACACTACATCATGATAACTTGACCCAATTATGTGGAGTGAGTACCAATCCATTTTTGCTGCTAATTGAGCTAGCTCCTCTTGGAAGTTTGCGTACTATTATCAAAGAATACAGAGTTGCTGATACCGTTCTTGCATCACCTGTTCTCTGTCAATCCATGACTCAG ATAGCATCAGCATTATCCTTCTTACATCACAAGCATGTAATTTACTTCGATTTGAAATCAGATAACATTTTAGTTTGGAAGTTCCCTTTACCCACCTCATctaaaacaaatcaaattgTGTTGCTGAAAATCACTGATTATGGCATAAGTAGAGTATCCACCTCAGGGTACGAAATCAGAACCAGCTATGTCGATGGTACTCCTGGATATATTGCTCCTGAAGTACTTCTTGGGAGAAATATCTTACAAGCTGATAAG ATAGATGTGTTCTCGTATGGGATGACTGTATATGAATTGATTAGCTTACAAATGCCATTTGAGAAATTGTGCAAAATCAATCCTGATGTTAATATCAATACATATGTCACCAAAAAATGGCGGCCTCCCTTTCCCCTAAAA GGTATTTGGTCTCCATACCTTGCTCAATACATTATGAATCTTTGCTGGGAACATGATCCTAACAAGCGTCCTAAAATGTCTCAAGTAGTGGAATGGTGTAACCTTCCTGAGATTGAAGTCTTGAGGGCTGTGTACCATTTGGAAAATGGGAAGTTGAGTGCTATTTGTCAATGTTATATTGATCGTACTCATGTTCATTCATTGGATGCTGACACTCTAGATACTAGCAAAGTCAAATTCACTATAGCATCTTACACAGAAGATGATCCATTGCTTTCTTTTCCTGCACTAGCCTTACCCAACCAACACCCTTTTTTGCCACTAACTCCTTTTGAAAAATGCAAAGATGAGgatgaaatttttaattttagagTGGAGACATCTAATCTGCATTCTCAAATATGGATAATAAAACTAATTGATGAACATGCAAGTGAATTACAAATATTTTCTTATAATAACAGTCAAGCTGGCTATAGA atGTATTCAACTTCAATATACACAACTAAAGTATCAGCCATGGTGAATGTAGGCCAGTACATGTGGATATATACTGCAGATCATAAACTAAATGTAGTTCATATTTCCACAATGCAAAACATAGCATGCATTTTACTGGAAACTAATCTGTCTGTCATTGAAATGCTTCACGTTCCTGAATGGCAAGTGGTTATTGTGCTATGGAGAAAATCACAACTGTGGTTTATCCATGATAAGATTAGAGATGGTCTTCATGTAATGGATGTCATTAAACATGATCCTGTTATCCATATGTGTGTTGTAAATCTATCAGAAAGAACTGAAGTGTGGGCTACTCAAGGTGACAGAAATATAGTGATATTTGAATCTTCATCCAATGGTTTCCAGAGTAGTGACTCATTACACTGTACTGTTGAAAACAAATCACTATTTACCAACCTAATTGTATGTCTTTGTTTTACCAGCACTATTGGTGGAAACAACATGCTACATGTATGGGTCTCCTTCCACCAACTACCTCACCTAGTATGTTGGAATGCCAAGCAAAGAATTCAGATTAACTGCATCAAAACAAATACAG